One Streptomyces sp. P9-A2 DNA window includes the following coding sequences:
- a CDS encoding AAA domain-containing protein, producing MTRHSSAEAVFDAGAAATRATDAILRDTLYGTARGVVVDSPPGAGKSTLVVRAALELADAGRPLMVVAQTNAQVDDLVLRLAERNPALPVGRLHSSDTDPYDKALDGLDNVRKSAKAADLAGLDVVVSTAAKWAHVKGVEPWAHAIVDEAYQMRSDALLAVAGLFERALFVGDPGQLDPFSIVGGEQWAGLSYDPSASAVTTLLAHNPELPQHRLPVSWRLPASAAPLVSDAFYPYTPFRSGTGHGDRRLALGVPSDGSGPDRVIDEAAESGWGLLELPARHTPRTDPEAVRAVALVVRRLLDRKGASVSERSPEAVPLTADRIAVGTAHRDQAAAVRSALAALGAADVTVDTANRLQGREFDVTVVLHPLSGRPDATAFHLETGRLCVLASRHRHACIVVCRAGVGELLDAYPSTEPVQLGTLVKFPDGWEVNHSVLAHLARHRIPCRP from the coding sequence GTGACCCGCCACTCATCCGCCGAGGCCGTCTTCGACGCCGGCGCGGCCGCCACCCGTGCCACCGACGCGATCCTGCGCGACACCCTGTACGGCACCGCCCGCGGTGTGGTCGTCGACTCTCCGCCCGGCGCCGGCAAGTCCACCCTCGTGGTCCGCGCGGCGCTGGAACTGGCCGACGCGGGCCGCCCGTTGATGGTGGTGGCGCAGACCAACGCCCAGGTCGACGACCTGGTGCTGCGGCTCGCCGAGAGGAACCCCGCCCTGCCGGTCGGCCGGCTGCACAGCAGTGACACCGACCCGTACGACAAGGCGCTCGACGGGCTGGACAACGTCCGCAAGTCGGCGAAGGCGGCCGACCTCGCCGGGCTCGACGTGGTCGTCTCGACGGCCGCCAAGTGGGCGCACGTCAAGGGCGTCGAGCCATGGGCGCACGCGATCGTGGACGAGGCGTACCAGATGCGTTCGGACGCGCTGCTCGCCGTGGCCGGGCTGTTCGAGCGGGCACTGTTCGTGGGTGACCCGGGGCAGTTGGACCCGTTCTCGATCGTGGGCGGCGAGCAGTGGGCGGGGCTGTCGTACGACCCGTCCGCGTCCGCCGTGACCACGCTGCTCGCGCACAATCCCGAGCTGCCGCAGCACCGCCTGCCGGTGTCGTGGCGGCTGCCCGCCTCGGCGGCGCCCCTGGTGTCGGACGCGTTCTACCCGTACACGCCGTTCCGCAGCGGCACCGGGCACGGCGACCGGCGGCTCGCGCTCGGGGTCCCGTCGGACGGTTCGGGGCCCGACCGGGTGATCGACGAGGCCGCCGAGTCCGGCTGGGGCCTGCTGGAGCTGCCCGCCCGGCACACCCCGCGCACCGACCCGGAGGCGGTACGGGCGGTGGCGCTGGTGGTCCGCCGGCTGCTGGACCGGAAGGGCGCCTCGGTCTCGGAGCGGTCCCCCGAGGCCGTGCCGCTCACCGCCGACCGGATCGCCGTCGGCACCGCGCACCGCGACCAGGCGGCGGCGGTACGGTCGGCACTGGCCGCGCTGGGGGCGGCGGACGTCACCGTCGACACGGCGAACCGGCTCCAGGGCCGGGAGTTCGACGTCACGGTGGTGCTGCACCCGCTGTCCGGCCGCCCCGACGCCACCGCCTTCCACCTGGAGACGGGCCGACTGTGCGTACTGGCCTCCCGGCACCGGCACGCCTGCATCGTGGTGTGCCGGGCGGGCGTCGGCGAGCTGCTGGACGCCTACCCGTCCACGGAACCGGTCCAGCTGGGCACCCTCGTGAAGTTCCCGGACGGCTGGGAGGTCAACCATTCAGTCCTGGCCCACCTCGCCCGGCACCGGATCCCCTGCCGGCCATGA
- a CDS encoding bifunctional DNA primase/polymerase — protein MSSTRNAPDAGRATGATDATGVTPDGAAWLASAGTYPRSALSLWEERPEAPIVLPCGSVFDVVSAPSTFGRRMLDRMWDEGPGSGPVAGFRGRMLLFAAPGTAQRLPALLGWEEWDARGRGPGEAGRTGAVPPLLCHGAGDAVTVPAPAPGARADRSGSRWLVAPDTRHPWLPGPEVLLWAAVRAARAAVRISIFPPADQSANVYDVSRRR, from the coding sequence ATGAGCAGTACACGCAACGCCCCTGATGCCGGCCGTGCCACCGGCGCCACCGATGCCACCGGGGTCACCCCGGACGGCGCCGCCTGGCTCGCCTCCGCAGGAACGTATCCGCGCAGTGCGCTCTCCCTCTGGGAGGAGCGGCCGGAGGCGCCGATCGTGCTGCCCTGCGGCTCCGTCTTCGATGTGGTGAGCGCGCCCTCCACCTTCGGACGCCGGATGCTGGACCGGATGTGGGACGAGGGGCCGGGTTCGGGTCCGGTGGCCGGGTTCCGCGGCCGGATGCTGCTGTTCGCGGCACCCGGCACCGCCCAGCGGCTACCCGCGCTGCTGGGGTGGGAGGAGTGGGACGCCCGCGGCAGGGGCCCTGGGGAAGCGGGCCGTACGGGCGCGGTTCCGCCGCTGCTGTGCCACGGCGCCGGAGACGCGGTGACCGTTCCGGCCCCGGCGCCCGGTGCTCGCGCGGACCGTTCCGGCTCCCGTTGGCTGGTCGCCCCGGACACGCGTCATCCCTGGCTGCCGGGCCCGGAGGTGCTGCTCTGGGCGGCCGTACGGGCGGCTCGCGCGGCCGTACGGATATCGATTTTTCCTCCCGCCGATCAGAGTGCTAATGTCTACGACGTCAGCAGGCGCCGCTAG
- a CDS encoding M6 family metalloprotease domain-containing protein → MPRQLAPRGLGREALRGLGRLRELGRPGVTRWPRAGLPGPDRLGPGGPLSRPRLRGTTAVCTTMSALAATSMVAAPSATEPFSAVPCALTRTDAHHSEGLDTWNAAYPRPSGRLDAVMVFLSFPDSNPLTTPGELAADHFPATGDFFHRVSYGRFSLHPHALRDWIRMPRPSTAYAIRRDWTTRHRSAYLRDALAAADPQVDFSRYDVVYFVADPDAPGVDSDATKVVNLETPLRADGTDIRRVVTVFEDHPPDRLVLAHETGHVFDLPDLYDRPVDGKGDWDTHVGDWDLMGSQFGLAPDLFGWHKWKLGWLDSRQVRCVRGTEPVRLTLEPLGAGPGVPVTSAAGVPSFGLGRGVKLAVVRTGPDTVLAFEARSPVGDDVGACRPGVLVYQVRGATRSGGGPVQVIDAHPHTEACWGDSVYPPLADAPVALGESFTVPGEGVRVEVEGRTASGDWTVQISTGRDEDGSGSERGGAGVGGEDA, encoded by the coding sequence GTGCCGCGTCAGCTCGCCCCGAGGGGACTCGGCCGTGAGGCTCTGAGGGGGTTGGGCCGTCTGAGGGAGTTGGGCCGTCCGGGGGTGACGCGGTGGCCGAGGGCGGGGCTCCCGGGGCCGGACCGGCTGGGACCCGGCGGTCCGCTGTCACGCCCTCGGCTGCGCGGCACCACGGCCGTGTGCACCACCATGTCGGCGCTCGCGGCGACCTCCATGGTGGCCGCACCCTCCGCGACCGAGCCGTTCTCCGCGGTGCCGTGCGCCCTGACCCGCACCGACGCGCACCACTCGGAGGGTCTGGACACCTGGAACGCCGCCTACCCCCGTCCGTCCGGCCGGCTGGACGCGGTCATGGTGTTCCTGTCCTTCCCGGACTCGAACCCGCTGACCACACCCGGGGAACTGGCCGCCGACCACTTCCCCGCCACCGGCGACTTCTTCCACCGGGTCTCCTACGGCAGGTTCTCCCTGCACCCGCACGCCCTGCGCGACTGGATCCGGATGCCGCGCCCGTCCACCGCGTACGCCATACGGCGTGACTGGACCACGCGGCACCGGTCCGCCTATCTGCGCGACGCGCTCGCCGCGGCCGACCCCCAGGTCGACTTCTCGCGCTACGACGTCGTGTACTTCGTCGCCGACCCGGACGCGCCCGGTGTGGACTCCGACGCCACGAAGGTCGTCAACCTGGAGACCCCGCTGCGGGCGGACGGCACCGACATCCGCCGGGTCGTCACCGTGTTCGAGGACCATCCCCCGGACCGGCTGGTCCTCGCCCACGAGACCGGCCACGTCTTCGACCTCCCCGACCTCTACGACCGGCCCGTGGACGGCAAGGGCGACTGGGACACCCATGTCGGCGACTGGGACCTGATGGGCAGCCAGTTCGGGCTCGCCCCCGACCTGTTCGGCTGGCACAAGTGGAAGCTGGGCTGGCTGGACTCCCGGCAGGTGCGGTGCGTGCGGGGCACGGAGCCGGTACGGCTGACGCTGGAACCACTGGGGGCGGGGCCCGGGGTGCCGGTGACGAGCGCCGCCGGGGTGCCGTCCTTCGGGCTGGGCCGGGGCGTCAAGCTCGCGGTGGTGCGCACCGGCCCGGACACCGTGCTCGCCTTCGAGGCGCGGAGCCCGGTCGGCGACGACGTGGGCGCCTGCCGGCCGGGGGTGCTGGTCTACCAGGTGCGTGGCGCCACCCGGTCCGGGGGCGGCCCGGTCCAGGTGATCGACGCCCACCCGCACACGGAGGCCTGCTGGGGGGACTCGGTCTACCCGCCCCTCGCGGACGCCCCGGTCGCCCTCGGTGAGAGCTTCACGGTGCCGGGGGAGGGCGTACGGGTGGAGGTGGAGGGACGCACGGCCTCGGGCGACTGGACGGTACAGATCAGCACCGGCCGGGACGAGGACGGGAGCGGGAGCGAGAGAGGGGGAGCGGGTGTGGGCGGGGAGGACGCGTAA
- a CDS encoding putative bifunctional diguanylate cyclase/phosphodiesterase: MSGTSQGPTPAADSNRPTVTESEITAPPRTGRAELPPPPSYRSVFAAAPLAMAVVGRDGRVISANGTLAALLGRAPDILVGAVAADLVDLPSDARAWHAYRDLLSGRPGRLRCTRRLKHPEGHSLWVQVSVAPLPPDDGAAHGEYDAHDTHDAQGSQGTHDSHGVLLSVTDISARHELQARLRHLQMHDPVTRLPNRTLFFERLTAALEAESYEQSGTGRIGLCSLDLDGFKAINDALGHRVGDRLLAAVAERLLLCAEEAGRARTGTPLVARLGGDEFALLVEDSTGTEQLADLAESVLAAIQDPFDVAGQRLSVSASIGVVERHAAGTTPTALMQAADTTLYWAKADGKSRWTLFDPERNAHRMTRQALASALRPAVERGEFALEYQPLVGMEDDRVHGVEALVRWNHPQFGTLTPNRFISIAEEDGSIVKLGRWVLRTACRQARSWQVEHPGEPPIFVSVNVAVRQVWDSDLVADVAETLKETGLAPQLLQLELTESAVMGSSGRPLQALTALSDMGVRIAIDDFGTGYSNLAYLSRLPVSVLKLDGAFVRGFQYEDRAAAPSPADEAIVEAMVQLAHRLGLTVTAECVETSAQATRLRRIGCDTGQGWLYSRPVPPDRISELLGAPGVQADVVGDPVVGNPVVGDPVVGNP; encoded by the coding sequence GTGAGCGGAACGTCCCAAGGGCCGACGCCCGCAGCAGATTCCAACCGACCGACCGTCACGGAGAGTGAGATCACTGCCCCACCCCGTACCGGGCGCGCCGAGCTCCCCCCGCCTCCGTCGTACCGCTCGGTCTTCGCGGCCGCCCCCCTCGCCATGGCCGTGGTCGGCCGTGACGGCAGGGTGATCAGCGCCAACGGCACGCTCGCCGCCCTGCTGGGCCGCGCCCCGGACATCCTGGTCGGTGCGGTCGCCGCCGACCTGGTGGACCTCCCTTCCGACGCCCGCGCCTGGCACGCCTACCGCGACCTGCTGAGCGGCCGGCCGGGCCGGCTGCGCTGCACACGACGGCTCAAGCACCCCGAGGGACACTCCCTGTGGGTGCAGGTGTCGGTCGCCCCGCTCCCTCCGGACGACGGCGCCGCCCACGGCGAGTACGACGCACACGACACGCACGACGCACAGGGCTCACAGGGCACCCACGACTCGCACGGCGTGCTGCTCTCGGTCACCGACATCAGCGCCCGCCATGAACTCCAGGCCCGGCTGAGGCACTTGCAGATGCACGACCCGGTGACCCGGCTCCCCAACCGCACCCTGTTCTTCGAACGGCTGACGGCCGCCCTGGAGGCGGAGTCGTACGAGCAGAGCGGCACCGGCCGGATCGGGCTCTGCTCCCTGGACCTCGACGGCTTCAAAGCCATCAACGACGCCCTGGGCCACCGCGTCGGCGACCGGCTGCTGGCCGCCGTCGCCGAACGGCTGCTGCTGTGCGCCGAGGAGGCGGGCCGGGCCAGGACCGGCACCCCGCTGGTGGCCCGGCTCGGCGGGGACGAGTTCGCGCTGCTGGTGGAGGACTCCACGGGCACCGAACAGCTCGCCGACCTCGCCGAGTCGGTGCTCGCCGCGATCCAGGACCCCTTCGACGTGGCCGGCCAGCGGCTGTCGGTGTCCGCGTCCATCGGTGTGGTCGAACGGCACGCGGCCGGGACCACGCCCACCGCGCTGATGCAGGCCGCCGACACGACCCTCTACTGGGCGAAGGCCGACGGCAAGTCCCGCTGGACGCTGTTCGACCCGGAGCGCAACGCGCACCGCATGACCCGTCAGGCCCTCGCCTCCGCGCTCCGCCCCGCCGTCGAGCGGGGCGAGTTCGCGCTGGAGTACCAGCCGCTGGTCGGCATGGAGGACGACCGGGTGCACGGGGTGGAGGCCCTGGTCCGCTGGAACCATCCGCAGTTCGGCACGCTGACGCCGAATCGGTTCATCTCCATCGCCGAGGAGGACGGCTCGATCGTCAAGCTCGGTCGCTGGGTGCTGCGCACCGCCTGCCGGCAGGCCCGCAGCTGGCAGGTCGAGCATCCCGGGGAGCCGCCGATCTTCGTCAGCGTGAATGTGGCGGTCCGTCAGGTCTGGGACTCCGACCTGGTGGCGGACGTCGCCGAGACCCTGAAGGAGACGGGTCTGGCGCCGCAGCTGCTCCAGCTGGAGCTGACCGAGTCCGCGGTGATGGGCTCCTCGGGCCGGCCGCTCCAGGCGCTGACCGCGCTCAGCGATATGGGCGTACGCATCGCCATCGACGACTTCGGCACCGGCTACTCGAACCTGGCCTACCTCAGCCGGCTTCCGGTGTCGGTGCTGAAACTGGACGGCGCGTTCGTCCGCGGCTTCCAGTACGAGGACCGGGCCGCGGCGCCCAGCCCGGCGGACGAGGCCATCGTGGAGGCGATGGTGCAGCTCGCCCACCGGCTGGGGCTGACGGTCACCGCGGAGTGCGTGGAGACCTCGGCGCAGGCCACCCGGCTGCGCCGGATCGGGTGCGACACCGGTCAGGGCTGGCTGTACTCCCGCCCGGTGCCGCCGGACCGCATCTCCGAACTGCTGGGCGCCCCGGGGGTTCAGGCGGACGTCGTCGGCGACCCGGTCGTCGGCAACCCGGTCGTCGGCGACCCGGTCGTCGGCAACCCGTAG
- a CDS encoding LLM class flavin-dependent oxidoreductase, whose product MAADDTAGAESRGAGEVREADGIRGVTHGSAPVPLSVLDLVTVGAGQTASDALRTSVDLARLAEARGFHRHWVAEHHSMPGVASSSPAVILAHLAAHTERIRLGSGGVMLPNHAPLVIAEQFGTLEALAPGRIDLGLGRAPGTDGATAAALRRTDRLNEGADDFPQQLAELIRFLDDDFPDGHHYHRIHAVPGPVQATSPGGVQSPHRPPVWLLGSSGFSARLAGMLGLPFAFAHHFSAQNTIPALDLYRESFSPSDVLDEPYAMIGVSALATEDEKEARRQVLAAALNMVRLRTGRPGLVPTPEEAEAHPFSPMEQEFVDSWNANVVYGTPDEVRAGLDDLHKRTGADELMITANAHSGDVRLRSYELIADAYGLPTTGSPTTGLPTTGSPTTSA is encoded by the coding sequence GTGGCCGCAGACGACACCGCAGGCGCCGAGAGCCGAGGAGCCGGCGAGGTCCGGGAAGCCGACGGGATCCGCGGCGTGACGCACGGCTCGGCGCCCGTTCCGCTGTCCGTGCTGGACCTGGTCACGGTCGGGGCCGGTCAGACCGCCTCCGACGCGCTGCGCACCAGCGTCGACCTCGCCCGGCTCGCCGAGGCGCGCGGCTTCCACCGCCACTGGGTCGCCGAGCACCACTCCATGCCCGGTGTGGCGTCCTCGTCCCCGGCCGTGATCCTCGCCCACCTCGCCGCGCACACCGAGCGCATCCGGCTCGGTTCGGGCGGAGTGATGCTGCCCAACCACGCCCCGCTCGTCATCGCCGAGCAGTTCGGCACGCTGGAGGCGCTGGCCCCCGGCCGGATCGACCTCGGCCTCGGCCGGGCCCCCGGCACCGACGGCGCCACCGCCGCCGCGCTGCGCCGCACCGACCGGCTGAACGAGGGCGCCGACGACTTCCCCCAGCAGCTCGCCGAGCTGATCCGCTTCCTGGACGACGACTTCCCCGACGGCCACCACTACCACCGGATACACGCCGTCCCGGGACCGGTCCAGGCGACCTCGCCGGGCGGGGTGCAGTCGCCGCACCGGCCGCCGGTCTGGCTGCTCGGCTCCTCCGGGTTCAGCGCCCGGCTGGCCGGCATGCTCGGCCTGCCCTTCGCCTTCGCCCATCACTTCTCGGCGCAGAACACGATCCCCGCGCTGGACCTCTACCGTGAGTCGTTCAGCCCGAGCGACGTCCTCGACGAGCCCTACGCCATGATCGGCGTCTCCGCGCTCGCGACCGAGGACGAGAAGGAGGCCCGGCGCCAGGTCCTGGCCGCCGCGCTCAACATGGTCCGGCTGCGCACCGGCCGCCCCGGGCTGGTTCCCACCCCGGAGGAGGCCGAGGCGCACCCGTTCTCGCCGATGGAGCAGGAGTTCGTCGACTCGTGGAACGCCAACGTCGTGTACGGCACCCCGGACGAGGTCCGCGCCGGTCTGGACGACCTGCACAAGCGCACCGGCGCCGACGAGCTGATGATCACGGCGAACGCGCACAGCGGTGACGTACGCCTGCGGTCCTACGAACTCATCGCGGACGCCTACGGGTTGCCGACGACCGGGTCGCCGACGACCGGGTTGCCGACGACCGGGTCGCCGACGACGTCCGCCTGA
- a CDS encoding maleate cis-trans isomerase family protein codes for MTALGFLYPGHSAEDDYPRIEQLLGSDVRVDLVHTEIGEDAHRADALLEMGAADRLAAGLQELRLTGADAVVWACTSGSFVRGWEGAHEQVRALARTAGLPASSTSFAFVHAAREIGARRVAVGATYPDDVATLFAEFLAAGGVEVTAVTSSGVITAAEVGTWGEAELFALARAADHPDAQALLLPDTALHTAAHLPALEKELGKPVLTANQVSVWEGLRLADRRVNAPSLGALFTREPIVQA; via the coding sequence ATGACCGCACTGGGATTCCTCTACCCCGGACACTCCGCCGAGGACGACTATCCGCGCATCGAGCAACTGCTGGGCAGCGACGTACGGGTGGACCTGGTGCACACCGAGATCGGTGAGGACGCGCACCGGGCCGACGCCCTGCTCGAGATGGGCGCGGCCGACCGGCTCGCGGCCGGCCTCCAGGAACTGCGGCTCACCGGCGCCGACGCCGTGGTGTGGGCCTGTACCAGCGGCAGCTTCGTCCGCGGCTGGGAGGGCGCCCACGAGCAGGTGCGCGCCCTCGCCCGTACGGCGGGCCTGCCCGCCTCCTCCACGTCCTTCGCCTTCGTGCACGCGGCGCGGGAGATCGGGGCCCGGCGGGTCGCCGTCGGGGCGACCTACCCGGACGACGTGGCCACGCTCTTCGCGGAGTTCCTGGCGGCCGGCGGGGTGGAGGTGACCGCGGTGACCAGCTCCGGGGTCATCACGGCGGCGGAGGTCGGCACCTGGGGCGAGGCCGAGCTGTTCGCCCTCGCCCGCGCGGCCGACCACCCGGACGCCCAGGCCCTCCTCCTCCCCGACACGGCCCTGCACACGGCCGCCCACCTCCCGGCCCTCGAGAAGGAGCTCGGCAAACCGGTCCTCACCGCCAACCAGGTCTCCGTCTGGGAGGGGCTGCGCCTGGCCGACCGCCGGGTGAACGCGCCGAGCCTGGGCGCCCTGTTCACGCGGGAACCGATCGTGCAGGCGTAG
- a CDS encoding maleate cis-trans isomerase family protein → MDVSFLGGPGPQRGVGVVAPFDFALDRELWRWTPDDVSLHVTRTPYVPVEVSLDLARMISEHETLQNAVGTLTEVTPEVVAYACTSGSFVGGAMGEHAMCEAMSRAGSVPAITTSGALLEALVELDVRRLALVTPYTVSVTRALEEYVAQAGVTVTGRAYMGLTRQIWKVAYREVVDMARRAAARGRLGAADALFLSCTNLPTYDVIPQLEAELRIPVISANQVTMWAALRRLGTRAVGPYQALIDTSARTGTGSGSGSCTGSALPGPAAGTVVPAAGPVVPAAGPVVPAAGPVVPTGSVLPEGQEPPDVRGAHGVSDAQGVPGAQGVSGGPDEKQQEGWT, encoded by the coding sequence ATGGACGTCTCCTTTCTCGGCGGACCAGGCCCGCAGCGCGGTGTCGGGGTGGTCGCCCCCTTCGACTTCGCGCTGGACCGCGAGCTGTGGCGGTGGACGCCCGACGACGTGTCCCTGCACGTCACCCGGACGCCGTACGTGCCGGTCGAGGTGAGCCTGGACCTCGCCCGCATGATCAGCGAGCACGAGACCCTCCAGAATGCCGTGGGCACCCTCACCGAGGTCACCCCCGAGGTCGTCGCGTACGCCTGTACGTCGGGCAGCTTCGTCGGCGGGGCCATGGGTGAGCACGCCATGTGCGAGGCGATGAGCAGGGCCGGCTCGGTCCCCGCGATCACCACCTCGGGCGCACTGCTGGAGGCGTTGGTGGAGCTGGACGTACGGCGGCTGGCGCTGGTGACGCCCTACACCGTGTCGGTGACCCGGGCGCTGGAGGAGTACGTGGCGCAGGCCGGGGTCACGGTCACCGGCCGCGCGTACATGGGCCTGACCCGGCAGATCTGGAAGGTCGCCTACCGCGAGGTGGTCGACATGGCCCGGCGGGCGGCGGCGCGCGGCCGGCTCGGTGCGGCGGACGCGCTGTTCCTGTCCTGCACCAACCTGCCGACCTACGACGTGATTCCGCAACTGGAGGCGGAACTGCGCATACCGGTGATCTCGGCCAACCAGGTGACCATGTGGGCGGCGTTGCGCCGACTGGGTACCCGAGCGGTGGGACCGTATCAGGCGCTGATCGACACGTCGGCGCGCACCGGCACCGGTAGTGGTAGCGGTAGCTGTACCGGGAGCGCACTGCCGGGCCCGGCGGCCGGCACCGTGGTGCCGGCCGCCGGACCGGTGGTGCCGGCCGCCGGACCGGTGGTGCCGGCCGCCGGACCGGTGGTGCCGACCGGCTCCGTACTGCCGGAAGGGCAGGAGCCACCGGACGTGCGGGGCGCGCACGGCGTGTCGGACGCGCAGGGTGTGCCGGGCGCGCAGGGCGTGTCCGGCGGACCGGACGAGAAGCAGCAGGAAGGCTGGACATGA
- a CDS encoding D-2-hydroxyacid dehydrogenase encodes MPLPTLLVLDADPPPRLGRLTGRVRVEHADASTLAERLPSADVLLVWDFTSHAVRAAWPGEGPRPRWVHTASAGVDHLMCPELAVSDTVVTNARGVFDRPIAEYVAALVLAMAKDLPRTLALQRERTWLHRESRGVAGTRACVVGSGPIGRAVAGTLEALGVTTALVGRTARAGSDGTAAVHGAEDLDRLIARADWVVAAAPLTEQTRGMFDARRFGLMQPSAHFVNIGRGPLVVEDALAEALERRRLAGAALDVFTSEPLTPDSPLWDVPGLIVSPHMSGDTLGWRDELGAQFVELYELWAAGKPLVNVVDKQRGYVPGH; translated from the coding sequence GTGCCCCTTCCCACGCTGCTCGTCCTGGACGCCGATCCGCCGCCCCGGCTGGGCCGGCTGACCGGCAGGGTCCGCGTCGAGCACGCGGACGCCTCGACGCTCGCCGAGCGGCTTCCCTCCGCCGACGTGCTGCTGGTCTGGGACTTCACCTCGCACGCGGTACGCGCCGCCTGGCCGGGCGAGGGCCCCAGGCCGCGCTGGGTGCACACGGCGAGCGCGGGCGTGGACCATCTGATGTGTCCGGAACTCGCCGTCTCCGACACGGTGGTCACCAACGCGCGCGGTGTCTTCGACCGGCCGATCGCCGAGTACGTCGCCGCGCTCGTGCTGGCGATGGCGAAGGACCTGCCGCGGACGCTGGCGCTCCAGCGGGAGCGGACCTGGCTCCACCGCGAGTCGCGCGGGGTCGCCGGGACCCGTGCCTGCGTCGTCGGATCGGGGCCGATCGGCCGGGCGGTCGCCGGCACGCTCGAGGCGCTCGGCGTCACCACCGCGCTGGTCGGCCGCACCGCGCGCGCGGGGTCGGACGGCACCGCGGCCGTGCACGGCGCCGAGGACCTGGACCGGCTGATCGCCCGCGCCGACTGGGTGGTCGCCGCCGCGCCGCTCACCGAGCAGACCCGGGGCATGTTCGACGCCCGCCGTTTCGGGCTGATGCAGCCGTCCGCCCACTTCGTCAACATCGGCCGCGGACCGCTGGTCGTCGAGGACGCGCTCGCCGAGGCGCTGGAACGGCGCCGGCTCGCGGGCGCCGCCCTGGACGTCTTCACGTCCGAGCCGCTCACCCCGGACAGCCCGCTGTGGGATGTGCCGGGACTGATCGTGTCCCCGCACATGAGCGGGGACACCCTGGGGTGGCGGGACGAACTCGGCGCCCAGTTCGTGGAGTTGTACGAGCTCTGGGCCGCCGGCAAGCCACTGGTGAACGTGGTCGACAAGCAGCGTGGGTATGTACCCGGACACTGA
- a CDS encoding amidase, with translation MTRGTDPTDRTALTSLTAVRLLDGYRTGAFGPVAVTRAALERAQEIQPEVNAFVRLFPDQALEQAAASEERWRRGEPHGLLDGVPVTVKDILLLRGAPTLRGSRAVDPAAGRWDEDAPSVARLREHGAVFLGKTTTPEFGWKAVTDSPLSGVTRNPYDPARTAGGSSGGAAAAVALGAGPLALGTDGGGSVRIPAAFCGVFALKPTYGRVPLYPASAFGTLAHVGPMTRDAADAALMMDVISGPDSRDWSALAPSPGSFREGLGGGVRGLRVAYSPSLGGQVAVAPQVAAAVRRAVERLAALGAYVEETDPDFSDPADAFHTLWFSGAARVVQHLTREQRGLLDPGLREICATGARRSALDYLAAVDVRMDLGRRMGRFHDTYDLLVTPTVPRTAFEAGVEVPKGSGHRRWTGWTPFTYPFNLTQQPAATVPVGTDAAGLPIGVQLVAARHADALVLRAAHALYESGTAGAAG, from the coding sequence ATGACCCGAGGCACCGACCCCACCGACCGCACCGCTCTCACATCCCTCACCGCCGTGCGGCTCCTCGACGGCTACCGCACCGGCGCGTTCGGTCCCGTGGCGGTGACCCGCGCGGCGCTGGAGCGGGCCCAGGAGATCCAGCCGGAGGTGAACGCGTTCGTCCGGCTCTTCCCCGATCAGGCGCTGGAACAGGCCGCCGCGTCCGAGGAGCGGTGGCGGCGCGGCGAGCCGCACGGGCTGCTCGACGGGGTGCCGGTCACGGTGAAGGACATCCTGCTGCTGCGCGGCGCCCCGACCCTGCGCGGCTCGCGCGCCGTCGACCCGGCGGCGGGCCGCTGGGACGAGGACGCGCCGTCGGTGGCCCGGCTGCGGGAGCACGGCGCCGTCTTCCTGGGCAAGACGACGACCCCCGAGTTCGGCTGGAAGGCCGTGACGGACTCCCCGCTCAGCGGCGTCACCCGCAACCCGTACGACCCGGCGCGCACCGCCGGGGGCTCCAGCGGGGGCGCGGCGGCTGCCGTGGCGCTGGGCGCGGGACCGCTGGCGCTGGGGACGGACGGCGGGGGCAGTGTCCGCATCCCGGCGGCGTTCTGCGGCGTCTTCGCGCTGAAGCCGACGTACGGGAGGGTGCCGCTGTATCCGGCGAGCGCGTTCGGCACGCTGGCGCACGTCGGCCCGATGACGCGGGACGCGGCGGACGCGGCGCTGATGATGGATGTGATCAGCGGCCCGGACTCCCGCGACTGGTCGGCGCTGGCCCCGTCGCCCGGCTCGTTCCGGGAGGGGCTGGGCGGCGGGGTGCGGGGGCTGCGGGTGGCGTACTCGCCGTCGCTGGGCGGGCAGGTCGCGGTGGCGCCGCAGGTCGCGGCGGCGGTGCGGCGGGCGGTGGAGCGGCTGGCCGCGCTCGGCGCGTACGTGGAGGAGACCGACCCGGACTTCTCGGATCCGGCGGACGCCTTCCACACCCTGTGGTTCTCCGGGGCGGCGCGGGTGGTGCAGCACCTCACCCGTGAGCAGCGGGGGCTGCTGGATCCCGGGCTGCGCGAGATCTGCGCCACCGGGGCGCGCCGGTCGGCGCTGGACTACCTGGCGGCGGTCGACGTCCGGATGGATCTGGGCCGGCGCATGGGCCGTTTCCACGACACGTACGACCTGCTGGTCACTCCGACCGTGCCCCGCACCGCGTTCGAGGCGGGCGTGGAGGTGCCGAAGGGATCGGGACACCGGCGGTGGACGGGCTGGACCCCGTTCACCTACCCGTTCAACCTGACCCAGCAGCCCGCGGCGACCGTCCCCGTCGGCACCGACGCGGCCGGACTGCCGATCGGCGTCCAGCTCGTGGCCGCCCGCCACGCCGACGCGCTGGTACTGCGGGCGGCCCACGCACTGTACGAGTCCGGTACGGCCGGGGCGGCCGGGTAG